A single genomic interval of uncultured Desulfobulbus sp. harbors:
- a CDS encoding multidrug resistance efflux transporter family protein produces the protein MIRLMLIGLAAGLFFSTTFILNRAMSLEGGHWYWSAALRYLYMVVLLSFGLFALKGLGFLRRILVEFIRHALFWILSGSIGFGCFYALLCFAADFAPGWVIATTWQLTIIATLLVLHCFGGRFSKKIWFYALVVFAGVSLVNLSHVHPGDLRSLLLGALPVLIAAFCYPLGNQLVWEASHGNPRLPRIDGQLIANSFTKVLLLSLGSLPFWAVLYLCISPPPPASGQLINAGLVALFSGVIATTLFLHARGQADNASKLAAVDATQSSEVLFALIGEIVFLHASLPHFTGCVGVCITIAGLIAFVRHDH, from the coding sequence ATGATCCGCCTTATGCTCATCGGCCTGGCGGCCGGCCTCTTTTTCAGCACCACCTTTATCCTCAATCGGGCCATGAGCCTCGAAGGAGGCCACTGGTACTGGAGCGCAGCTTTACGATACCTCTATATGGTCGTTCTGCTGTCTTTCGGCCTGTTCGCACTCAAGGGGCTGGGGTTCCTGCGTCGAATCCTTGTCGAATTCATTCGTCACGCGCTGTTCTGGATACTCAGCGGCTCGATCGGGTTTGGCTGTTTCTATGCACTGCTCTGTTTTGCCGCCGATTTCGCCCCCGGCTGGGTGATCGCCACCACCTGGCAGTTGACGATCATCGCCACCCTGCTTGTGCTGCACTGTTTTGGCGGCCGTTTCTCAAAAAAAATCTGGTTCTACGCACTGGTCGTTTTTGCCGGGGTCTCCCTGGTCAATCTCAGTCATGTTCACCCCGGCGACCTCCGCTCCTTGCTGCTTGGCGCCCTGCCGGTCCTGATTGCGGCCTTCTGCTATCCGCTGGGCAATCAGCTGGTCTGGGAGGCGTCCCACGGCAATCCCCGGCTCCCCAGGATCGATGGTCAACTCATCGCCAACAGCTTCACCAAGGTGCTTTTGCTTTCCCTGGGCAGCCTCCCCTTTTGGGCCGTGCTCTACCTCTGTATCTCACCGCCGCCGCCGGCATCCGGCCAATTGATCAACGCCGGCCTGGTTGCCCTGTTTTCCGGCGTCATCGCCACCACCCTCTTTCTCCATGCACGGGGACAGGCCGACAATGCCAGCAAACTCGCTGCGGTCGATGCCACCCAGTCAAGCGAGGTCCTCTTTGCCCTCATCGGTGAGATTGTATTTCTGCACGCCTCGCTCCCCCATTTTACCGGCTGTGTCGGGGTGTGCATCACCATTGCCGGCCTGATTGCCTTCGTTCGCCACGACCATTGA
- a CDS encoding hydrogenase small subunit, whose amino-acid sequence MKQKEFDQIQQRLGGVSRRDFMKFCSAVAAGMALPEAVAPKIAQAITNPNRPPVIWLHGSECTGCSMSLLRSEHPSIEKLILDLVSLDFHETLSAGAGHQAEEALEHAVESNFGKFILVIEGAVPLKDGGIYCRVGGKNFVDVVREIGPKAGAIIAVGSCASWGGVAAMDPNPTECVGVPEVLKEKTVVSVPGCPPNPYNLLSTIIHYLTFNKLPALDGENRPKFAYGRLIHEHCERRPHFDNGRFARAFGDEGHRQGYCLYYLGCKGPVTYANCSTSQFGDAGSGCWPVATGHPCFGCAQKGVGFNMPQFSTSPVLHVAPAAEHAPITAERGQGTSTGSVGLMAGLGGAALGAGAVFAAKLGSKGTKHEDEKA is encoded by the coding sequence ATGAAACAGAAAGAGTTTGATCAAATTCAACAACGATTGGGTGGAGTCTCTCGCCGGGATTTCATGAAATTTTGTTCGGCTGTGGCAGCCGGCATGGCCCTCCCGGAGGCCGTGGCCCCGAAAATCGCCCAGGCCATCACCAATCCGAACAGGCCGCCGGTTATCTGGCTGCACGGTTCCGAGTGTACCGGTTGCTCCATGTCCCTGCTGCGTTCCGAGCATCCGTCCATCGAAAAACTTATCCTCGATCTTGTCTCTTTGGACTTCCATGAGACTCTGTCCGCCGGTGCCGGTCATCAGGCGGAAGAGGCCCTTGAGCATGCGGTCGAGTCCAATTTCGGCAAATTCATTCTCGTGATCGAGGGTGCGGTACCGCTGAAGGATGGCGGCATCTACTGCCGCGTCGGCGGCAAGAATTTCGTTGATGTGGTCCGTGAGATCGGTCCCAAGGCGGGGGCGATCATCGCGGTTGGTTCCTGTGCCTCCTGGGGCGGTGTCGCTGCGATGGATCCGAACCCCACCGAGTGTGTCGGTGTGCCTGAGGTGCTCAAGGAGAAGACGGTTGTCAGCGTCCCCGGCTGTCCGCCCAACCCCTACAACCTGCTCTCCACCATCATCCACTATCTGACCTTCAACAAGCTTCCGGCCCTGGATGGGGAAAATCGGCCCAAGTTTGCCTATGGCCGCCTCATCCACGAGCACTGCGAGCGTCGGCCTCATTTCGACAACGGCCGTTTTGCCCGCGCCTTTGGCGATGAGGGCCATCGTCAGGGGTACTGCCTCTACTACCTCGGCTGCAAAGGCCCGGTTACCTATGCCAACTGTTCGACCTCGCAGTTCGGTGACGCCGGATCCGGCTGCTGGCCGGTTGCCACCGGCCATCCTTGTTTTGGCTGCGCCCAGAAGGGTGTCGGTTTCAATATGCCGCAATTCTCCACCAGCCCGGTCCTCCATGTTGCGCCCGCTGCGGAGCATGCCCCCATCACCGCAGAGCGTGGTCAGGGAACCTCCACCGGTTCGGTTGGCCTGATGGCTGGATTGGGCGGTGCCGCCCTCGGAGCCGGGGCAGTGTTTGCGGCAAAACTTGGCAGCAAGGGGACCAAGCATGAAGATGAAAAGGCGTGA
- the hybA gene encoding hydrogenase 2 operon protein HybA — MKMKRRDFIKGAAGGLALLTLDGKVVDARSVEALPPEALGILYDSTLCVGCNACMAACKEANNKEPESRGESPIYDNPQDLSASTLNIIKRYSSGTGDHKDQVENGYAFIKRQCLHCVDPSCVTACPVSALKKDKHTGIVTYNKNACIGCRYCQVACPYNIPKFEWDDPYPQIIKCQLCSHLIAKGGISACCSVCPTGASLFGPVAKLQEETRRRLQMKPGKRYKFPVSSVDSGKWHEFEAPNYLPHVYGQEELGGTQVMYMSAVPYEKFGLPSFPKESFVSMASGIQYAIYKGMVYPLVVLAGLIFMAKKNKNGEEAEKTASAPDQGETHES, encoded by the coding sequence ATGAAGATGAAAAGGCGTGATTTCATAAAGGGAGCTGCCGGCGGCCTGGCACTCCTGACCCTCGACGGCAAGGTTGTCGATGCCCGCTCGGTTGAGGCCCTGCCTCCCGAAGCCCTGGGCATCCTCTACGATTCCACCCTCTGCGTGGGCTGCAACGCCTGCATGGCAGCCTGTAAAGAGGCCAACAACAAGGAGCCGGAATCACGGGGCGAGTCGCCGATCTACGACAATCCCCAGGATCTTTCCGCCTCGACCCTGAACATCATCAAGCGCTACTCCAGCGGAACCGGTGATCACAAGGATCAGGTGGAAAACGGCTATGCCTTTATCAAGCGGCAGTGCCTCCACTGTGTCGACCCCTCCTGCGTCACTGCCTGCCCGGTCTCGGCATTGAAGAAGGATAAGCATACCGGCATCGTCACCTACAACAAAAACGCCTGTATCGGCTGTCGTTATTGCCAGGTGGCCTGCCCCTATAATATTCCCAAATTCGAGTGGGATGACCCGTATCCACAGATCATCAAGTGCCAGCTCTGCTCGCACCTGATCGCCAAGGGCGGCATCTCGGCCTGCTGCTCCGTCTGCCCCACCGGCGCCTCCCTCTTTGGTCCGGTTGCCAAACTGCAGGAGGAAACCCGCAGAAGACTGCAGATGAAACCGGGCAAACGCTACAAATTTCCGGTGTCTTCCGTTGATTCAGGCAAATGGCATGAGTTCGAGGCCCCCAACTACCTGCCCCACGTCTACGGTCAGGAAGAGTTGGGTGGAACGCAGGTCATGTACATGTCTGCTGTTCCTTACGAAAAGTTCGGACTGCCCAGCTTCCCCAAGGAGTCCTTTGTCTCCATGGCCAGTGGTATTCAGTACGCCATCTACAAAGGTATGGTCTATCCGCTGGTTGTTCTTGCCGGTCTGATCTTCATGGCGAAGAAGAATAAAAATGGTGAAGAGGCCGAAAAAACGGCATCCGCGCCTGATCAAGGAGAGACCCATGAGTCATGA
- the hybB gene encoding Ni/Fe-hydrogenase cytochrome b subunit: MSHEPKPLGGRIFTPMFCFCLLIVAIAGYFALKRFIFGIGSISNMNDGYPWGIWIAYDVVVGTAFACGGYVMALMVYIINKGEYHPLVRPALLASMFGYTLAGVSVFLDIGRYLNVYNLYLPWQMNFHSVMFEVAMCIGTYIFVLWLEFTPAFVEKFGLKDFGKKLNKVIFAIIALGVLLPTMHQSSLGTMMLMAGYKLSPLWHTSTLPLLFLLTAVIMGFAMVVFEATISSRVYELGDETSMLSKIGRIMVFVLGFFLIIRFQNIFIRGQLGNAFSGTFLGNMFLLENLMMIIGLVLLAQKKFRNHPRYLFLAAVCILVGGSLYRFNTYIIGFDPGTGWKYFPSVGEQMITYGLIAFEIAMYTLFVKIFPVFSVHSPAESHHG; the protein is encoded by the coding sequence ATGAGTCATGAACCTAAGCCATTGGGCGGACGTATCTTTACGCCCATGTTTTGTTTTTGCCTGCTTATTGTCGCAATAGCCGGCTACTTTGCCCTCAAGCGTTTTATTTTTGGTATCGGTTCCATCTCCAACATGAACGATGGCTACCCCTGGGGCATCTGGATCGCCTACGACGTTGTTGTCGGCACCGCCTTTGCCTGCGGTGGCTACGTCATGGCGCTGATGGTCTATATCATCAACAAGGGCGAATACCATCCGTTGGTCCGTCCGGCCCTGCTGGCCTCGATGTTCGGCTATACCCTGGCCGGTGTGTCCGTTTTCCTCGATATCGGCCGGTATCTCAACGTCTACAACCTCTACCTCCCGTGGCAGATGAACTTTCACTCGGTCATGTTCGAGGTGGCGATGTGTATCGGTACCTATATCTTCGTTCTCTGGCTGGAGTTCACCCCTGCCTTTGTCGAGAAATTCGGCCTCAAGGATTTCGGCAAGAAACTCAACAAGGTCATCTTTGCCATCATCGCCCTGGGCGTACTCCTGCCCACCATGCATCAGTCCTCCCTGGGAACCATGATGCTGATGGCCGGCTACAAGCTCTCGCCGCTGTGGCACACCTCGACCCTGCCGCTGCTCTTTTTACTGACCGCGGTGATCATGGGTTTTGCCATGGTGGTCTTCGAGGCCACCATCTCCTCGCGTGTCTACGAGCTGGGTGACGAGACCTCCATGCTCTCCAAGATCGGGCGGATTATGGTCTTTGTCCTGGGTTTTTTCCTGATCATTCGGTTCCAGAACATCTTCATCCGTGGCCAGCTGGGCAATGCCTTCTCCGGAACCTTCCTCGGGAACATGTTCCTCCTGGAAAACCTGATGATGATCATCGGTCTTGTTCTCCTGGCTCAGAAAAAATTCCGCAATCACCCGCGGTATCTGTTCCTCGCCGCCGTCTGTATCCTCGTCGGCGGATCGCTCTACCGTTTCAACACCTATATCATCGGGTTTGATCCGGGCACTGGCTGGAAATACTTCCCCTCTGTGGGCGAGCAGATGATCACCTATGGATTGATTGCCTTTGAGATCGCGATGTACACCCTCTTTGTCAAAATCTTTCCGGTCTTCAGCGTCCATTCCCCCGCTGAGTCGCATCATGGATAA